A genomic region of Rhodanobacter sp. contains the following coding sequences:
- a CDS encoding glycosyltransferase, with amino-acid sequence MDGKLTWRLKRIAYLLQRLRGSVALRGWRGTLARVRQEFQPVAAHDDSLALIALDEPFAPFALPCPSAPKVSVVVPVHGKCAYTVACLRSLARHGADAPFETIVVDDASPDDTAAILATVEGLRLLRNSENLGFVGSCNAGAARARGEYLVFLNNDTQVTPGWLDALLACFAERADCGIAGSRLIYPDGRLQEAGALVFGDGSAWNYGRFEPRNDAAFRYRRDTDYVSGAALMIRRETFQRIGGFDVRYAPAYYEDADLAFAVRQLGMRVYYEPASMVVHCEGISAGTDTDSGMKRFQRLNQAKFVQKWKNELTHQPPPGTPLERAIRWRRRGRVLVVDAMTPDPGRDSGSLRLTAILRVLDAQGWSVAFCPDDGRASASEIAALGTLGCEVLCRPEIANLPDWLRRHGGELHAVMLCRHTVAGQYAALVRRHAPQARLLFDTVDLHFLREQRAAELAGSDAMRQQAESSRRNELKLIEQADISFVVSPHEQALLKQLLPSARVELLSNIHEVHGCRRPHAERRDLVFIGGHGHPPNSDAMRWIASEILPRIRQSLPDMRLHVLGDVPETMRQELATPGLEFHGRVPDLSPWLDSCLASLAPLRFGAGVKGKINMAMSYGVPVIATPIAVEGMQLEHGRDVLVAEDADGFAIATQALDADAALWQRVSMEGLDNVRHYFSQLTAVRALDTALN; translated from the coding sequence TTGGACGGCAAGCTCACCTGGCGGCTCAAGCGCATCGCCTACCTGCTGCAGCGATTGCGCGGCAGCGTGGCGCTGCGCGGCTGGCGCGGCACGCTGGCACGCGTGCGGCAGGAGTTTCAGCCGGTCGCCGCGCATGACGACTCGCTCGCGCTGATCGCGCTGGACGAACCCTTCGCACCGTTCGCCCTGCCCTGCCCAAGCGCACCGAAGGTCTCGGTGGTAGTCCCGGTACACGGCAAATGCGCGTACACGGTCGCCTGCCTGCGCTCGCTGGCCCGCCATGGCGCAGACGCGCCGTTCGAAACGATCGTGGTCGACGACGCCTCGCCCGACGACACCGCAGCCATCCTCGCAACCGTCGAAGGACTTCGCCTGCTGCGCAACTCGGAGAACCTCGGCTTCGTCGGCAGCTGCAACGCCGGCGCCGCACGGGCGCGCGGCGAATACCTGGTGTTCCTCAACAACGACACCCAGGTGACACCCGGCTGGCTCGACGCACTGCTCGCCTGTTTCGCCGAGCGCGCCGACTGCGGCATCGCGGGCAGCCGGCTGATCTACCCGGACGGCCGCCTGCAGGAAGCCGGCGCACTGGTGTTCGGCGACGGCAGCGCCTGGAACTACGGACGCTTCGAGCCGCGCAACGACGCCGCCTTCCGCTACCGCCGCGACACCGACTACGTCTCGGGCGCTGCGCTGATGATCCGCCGCGAAACCTTCCAGCGCATCGGCGGGTTCGATGTGCGCTACGCCCCGGCCTACTACGAGGACGCCGACCTCGCTTTCGCCGTGCGCCAACTCGGCATGCGCGTGTACTACGAGCCGGCGAGCATGGTGGTGCATTGCGAAGGCATCAGCGCCGGCACCGATACCGACAGCGGCATGAAGCGCTTCCAGCGCCTCAACCAGGCAAAGTTCGTCCAGAAATGGAAAAACGAACTCACCCACCAGCCGCCCCCCGGCACGCCGCTGGAGCGCGCTATCCGCTGGCGCCGCCGCGGGCGCGTGCTGGTGGTGGACGCCATGACACCCGACCCCGGTCGCGACTCCGGCTCGCTGCGCCTCACCGCCATCCTGCGCGTCCTCGATGCGCAGGGCTGGAGCGTGGCCTTCTGCCCCGACGACGGCCGGGCCTCCGCAAGCGAAATCGCTGCATTGGGCACACTCGGTTGCGAAGTGCTGTGCAGGCCGGAAATCGCCAACCTTCCCGACTGGTTGCGCCGCCACGGCGGCGAACTGCACGCCGTAATGCTCTGCCGCCACACCGTGGCCGGCCAGTATGCGGCGCTGGTGCGCCGCCACGCGCCGCAGGCGAGGTTGCTGTTCGATACGGTTGACCTGCACTTCCTGCGCGAACAGCGCGCCGCGGAACTGGCGGGCAGCGACGCCATGCGCCAACAAGCCGAAAGCTCACGCCGCAACGAACTGAAGCTGATCGAACAAGCCGACATCAGCTTCGTGGTCAGCCCGCACGAGCAGGCGCTGCTGAAGCAGTTATTGCCGAGCGCGCGCGTGGAACTGCTCTCCAACATCCATGAAGTGCACGGCTGCCGCCGTCCGCATGCCGAACGCCGCGACCTGGTCTTCATCGGCGGCCACGGCCATCCGCCTAACAGCGACGCGATGCGCTGGATCGCCAGCGAGATCCTGCCCCGCATACGGCAGTCCCTGCCGGACATGCGCCTGCATGTGCTCGGCGACGTTCCCGAAACCATGCGCCAGGAGCTTGCCACGCCCGGCCTGGAGTTCCATGGCCGCGTACCCGACCTCTCCCCGTGGCTGGACAGTTGCCTCGCCTCGCTCGCCCCGCTGCGCTTCGGCGCCGGCGTCAAGGGCAAGATCAACATGGCGATGAGCTACGGCGTGCCGGTCATCGCCACCCCTATTGCCGTGGAGGGCATGCAACTGGAGCATGGCCGTGATGTGCTGGTGGCCGAGGACGCCGATGGCTTCGCCATTGCCACGCAAGCCCTCGACGCAGACGCTGCATTATGGCAACGCGTTTCCATGGAAGGACTGGACAACGTCCGCCATTACTTCTCGCAACTGACTGCTGTCCGGGCTCTGGATACCGCATTGAATTGA
- a CDS encoding electron transfer flavoprotein subunit beta/FixA family protein — MKILVGYKRVVDYNVRIQVKPDGTGVVTDGVKLSANPFDDIALEEALRLREKGIATEVVVVGIGPADLTAHLRNGLAMGANRAIHVTTADAVQPLTAARAFLKLVEKEQPGLVLLGKQAIDDDANQTGQMLAALWDRPQATFASKVEIADGKATVTREVDAGLETIEVDLPAVVTSDLRLNEPRFIKLPDIMKAKSKPIDVVELGSLGVDSGDHLKTTHYAAPAKRSKGVMVKDAAELVAALKQKGLL; from the coding sequence ATGAAAATTCTGGTCGGCTACAAGCGCGTCGTGGACTACAACGTGCGCATCCAGGTGAAGCCCGACGGCACCGGCGTGGTGACCGACGGCGTGAAGCTCTCCGCCAACCCGTTCGACGACATCGCGCTGGAAGAAGCGCTGCGCCTGCGCGAGAAGGGCATCGCCACCGAAGTCGTCGTGGTGGGCATCGGCCCGGCCGACCTCACCGCCCACCTGCGCAACGGCTTGGCGATGGGCGCCAACCGCGCCATCCACGTCACCACTGCCGACGCCGTGCAACCGCTCACCGCCGCGCGCGCCTTCCTCAAACTGGTCGAGAAGGAGCAGCCGGGCCTGGTGCTGCTTGGCAAGCAGGCCATCGACGACGACGCCAACCAGACCGGCCAGATGCTTGCTGCGCTGTGGGACCGTCCGCAGGCCACCTTCGCCAGCAAGGTCGAGATTGCCGATGGCAAGGCCACGGTGACGCGCGAAGTGGACGCCGGCCTCGAGACCATCGAGGTGGATCTGCCCGCCGTGGTGACCAGCGACCTGCGCCTCAACGAGCCGCGTTTCATCAAGCTGCCCGACATCATGAAGGCCAAGAGCAAGCCGATCGACGTGGTCGAACTGGGCTCGCTCGGTGTCGACAGCGGCGACCACCTGAAGACCACCCATTACGCCGCGCCGGCCAAGCGCAGCAAGGGTGTGATGGTGAAGGACGCGGCCGAACTGGTTGCGGCGTTGAAGCAGAAGGGTTTGCTTTGA
- a CDS encoding electron transfer flavoprotein-ubiquinone oxidoreductase: protein MSERETMEYDVVVVGAGPAGLSFAIRLKQLKPDTTVCVIEKASTIGAQILSGAVIEPGPLDTLLPGWRDAPPPICVPATEDEFWLLSKTGGRKLPVPPGMNNHGNYIVSLGAMCAWLAPQAEALGVDVFPGFAAADTVFNKDGSVAGVRIGDMGVAKDGAHKPGYTQGIDIKARVTVLAEGARGSLTKQLIKRFKLDADSDPQSYSIGIKELWQVPAGRAQPGKIVHSFGWPADNHTYGGSFLYHLDQDRIALGYVSGLDYSDPNYQPWEAFQQWKNHPHVKDLLEGGSILSAGARAIVTGGWQSLPKCEMPGALLIGDTAGLLNVPKIKGTHQAIRSGMLAAEHLAASALNPAGFDAKLRGSEAMAELKKVRNVKPAFKKGLWFGLLNAAWETVTGGRSPWTLKNKADYASLHKLGQCEEPKRDYVQPRELAPRDRLAAVYFAATEHDEDQPVHLRVADTNVCVTKCAEEYGNPCTRFCPANVYEIVQDEAGKRLQINAANCVHCKTCDIKDPYQIIDWVTPEGGSGPNYQNL from the coding sequence ATGAGCGAACGCGAAACCATGGAATACGACGTCGTCGTGGTCGGCGCCGGGCCGGCCGGGCTGTCGTTCGCGATACGCCTGAAGCAGCTCAAGCCCGACACCACGGTGTGCGTGATCGAGAAGGCTTCCACCATCGGCGCGCAGATCCTCTCCGGCGCGGTGATCGAACCCGGCCCGCTGGACACCCTGCTGCCCGGCTGGCGCGATGCCCCGCCGCCGATCTGCGTGCCGGCGACCGAGGACGAATTCTGGCTGCTCAGCAAGACCGGCGGCCGCAAGCTGCCGGTGCCGCCGGGCATGAACAACCACGGCAACTATATCGTCTCGCTGGGCGCCATGTGCGCGTGGCTGGCGCCGCAGGCCGAGGCGCTGGGCGTGGACGTGTTCCCCGGCTTCGCCGCCGCCGACACCGTATTCAACAAGGACGGCTCCGTCGCTGGCGTGCGCATCGGCGACATGGGCGTGGCGAAGGACGGCGCGCACAAGCCCGGCTACACCCAGGGCATCGACATCAAGGCCAGGGTCACCGTGCTGGCCGAAGGCGCGCGCGGCAGCCTCACCAAGCAGCTGATCAAGCGCTTCAAGCTCGATGCGGACAGCGACCCGCAGAGCTACTCCATTGGCATCAAGGAGCTGTGGCAGGTACCGGCCGGCCGCGCGCAGCCCGGCAAGATCGTGCACAGCTTCGGCTGGCCCGCCGACAACCACACCTACGGCGGCAGCTTCCTCTACCACCTGGACCAGGACCGCATCGCGCTGGGCTACGTCAGCGGGCTGGACTACAGCGACCCCAACTACCAGCCGTGGGAAGCCTTCCAGCAGTGGAAGAACCACCCGCACGTGAAGGACCTGCTCGAAGGCGGCAGCATCCTCTCCGCCGGCGCGCGCGCCATCGTCACCGGCGGCTGGCAGTCGCTGCCGAAGTGCGAGATGCCCGGCGCCCTGCTGATCGGCGACACCGCAGGCCTGCTTAACGTGCCGAAGATCAAGGGCACGCACCAGGCCATCCGCTCAGGCATGCTCGCCGCCGAACACCTCGCCGCCAGCGCCCTGAACCCCGCCGGCTTCGACGCCAAGCTGCGCGGCTCCGAGGCGATGGCCGAACTGAAGAAGGTGCGCAACGTCAAGCCCGCCTTCAAGAAAGGCCTGTGGTTCGGCCTGCTCAATGCCGCATGGGAAACCGTCACCGGCGGCCGCTCGCCGTGGACACTCAAGAACAAGGCCGACTACGCATCGCTGCACAAGCTCGGCCAGTGCGAGGAGCCGAAGCGCGACTACGTGCAGCCGCGCGAACTCGCCCCGCGCGACCGCCTCGCCGCGGTCTACTTCGCGGCCACCGAGCACGACGAAGACCAGCCCGTGCACCTGCGCGTGGCCGACACCAACGTCTGCGTGACGAAATGCGCCGAGGAATACGGCAACCCCTGTACCCGCTTCTGCCCCGCCAACGTCTACGAGATCGTGCAGGACGAGGCGGGCAAGCGCCTGCAGATCAACGCCGCCAACTGCGTGCACTGCAAGACCTGCGACATCAAGGATCCGTACCAGATCATCGACTGGGTCACGCCGGAAGGCGGGTCCGGGCCGAATTACCAGAACCTCTGA
- a CDS encoding amidase: MSSLPPVADRDLRRATVCQLLHWMAIGRTNPQAVAEAYAEAIARIDPQLNAYVGLSPAMLQEQARTAEHRRREGVIGRLDGIPVAVKDNLDIAGWPTRAGLPGRDTPAADDAHAVARLRASGAVLLGKTNMDEGALGAATDNPHHGPTHNPWKHGFSAGGSSGGAAAAVAAGLAAAAVGSDSLGSIRIPASYCGVYALKPTHGEISARGLVPAARRLDAVGLLARSVDDLTVLLQVLAGYDADDARSRRRRVALDLPDWEPGKLRTGVLPDLAAVGVEPEVAALFESALEKLALALGNRRTVDFADWDFARTRRAGLLLMEAEMLGTFAADLADTARPVSPRFREMLGYAGRKSAADYAKADRVLDAATLKMRRLFAQIDVLVLPTTPCGAFPLGAAEPAGHADLTSFASLAGCPAVSLPMGTLPNGLPVGLQLVGARGSDLRLLELAAVCAATLDADPAYPAIA, from the coding sequence ATGAGTTCGTTGCCGCCAGTCGCCGATCGGGACCTGCGCCGTGCCACCGTGTGCCAGCTGCTGCACTGGATGGCGATCGGGCGTACCAACCCGCAGGCCGTGGCCGAGGCGTACGCGGAAGCCATCGCGCGCATCGATCCGCAGTTGAATGCCTACGTGGGCTTGAGTCCGGCCATGCTGCAGGAACAGGCGCGCACGGCCGAACATCGCCGCCGCGAAGGCGTGATCGGTCGCCTCGATGGCATTCCGGTGGCGGTCAAGGACAACCTGGACATCGCCGGTTGGCCTACCCGTGCCGGATTGCCGGGACGCGACACGCCCGCCGCGGACGATGCGCACGCGGTGGCGCGGCTGCGTGCCTCCGGCGCGGTGCTGTTGGGCAAGACCAACATGGACGAAGGCGCGCTGGGTGCGGCTACCGACAACCCGCACCACGGCCCCACCCACAATCCATGGAAGCACGGTTTCAGTGCCGGCGGCTCGTCGGGCGGCGCGGCGGCGGCGGTGGCGGCCGGTCTGGCCGCGGCGGCCGTGGGTTCGGACAGCCTCGGTTCCATCCGCATTCCTGCCAGCTATTGCGGCGTGTATGCGCTCAAGCCCACCCATGGCGAGATCTCCGCGCGCGGCCTGGTGCCGGCGGCGCGGCGGCTGGATGCCGTGGGCCTGCTCGCGCGCAGCGTGGACGACCTCACGGTGCTGTTGCAGGTACTGGCAGGCTACGACGCCGACGACGCGCGCTCGCGCCGTCGCCGCGTGGCGCTGGACCTGCCGGACTGGGAGCCGGGCAAGTTGCGCACCGGCGTGCTGCCCGACCTCGCCGCGGTCGGCGTCGAGCCGGAGGTGGCGGCTTTGTTCGAGTCGGCGCTGGAAAAGCTCGCGCTGGCGCTGGGCAACCGCCGCACGGTGGATTTCGCCGATTGGGACTTCGCGCGCACCCGTCGCGCCGGCCTGCTGCTGATGGAGGCGGAGATGCTGGGCACCTTCGCCGCCGACCTGGCGGATACGGCGCGTCCGGTCTCGCCGCGCTTCCGCGAGATGCTGGGTTATGCCGGGCGCAAGAGCGCGGCGGACTACGCCAAGGCCGATCGCGTGCTCGACGCGGCCACCTTGAAGATGCGCCGGCTGTTTGCGCAGATCGATGTGCTGGTGCTGCCCACCACGCCGTGCGGCGCGTTCCCGCTGGGTGCGGCGGAGCCGGCCGGCCATGCCGACCTCACCAGCTTCGCCAGCCTGGCCGGCTGTCCCGCGGTGAGCCTGCCGATGGGCACCTTGCCGAACGGCCTGCCGGTGGGCCTGCAACTGGTCGGCGCGC